A segment of the Nitrosospira briensis C-128 genome:
CACCGATACCGAGCAAAAACGGTGGTTACAGAATCGCATCGAAGGTTCGCGCGCACAACCCCGGTTCTCCCCTGAATACAAACGCCATATCCTGGAACGCCTCAATGCGGCGGAAGGATTGGAAAAGTATCTGCACACACGCTATGTCGGACAGAAGCGCTTTTCCGGCGAAGGCGGCGAAAGCCTGATTCCGCTATTGGATAATCTGCTGCAACGCGCCGGCCAAATGGGCGTACAGCAGATTATCATCGGCATGGCCCACCGCGCCCGGCTTAATGTCCTGGTCAACACGCTAGGGAAATTGCCGACCGATCTGTTCCAGGAATTCGAAGGCAAATATGCGCAGGACCTGACTGAAGGCGACGTTAAATATCATCAGGGTTTTTCCTCCGCGGTATCCACTCCCGGCGGCACGATGCGCCTGACGTTGGCATTCAACCCCTCGCATCTGGAAATTGTAGACCCGGTAGTGCAAGGCTCGGTGCGCGCCCGCCAGCAGCGCCTGCGAGACAGGCATGGCGATCTGGCGCTGCCCGTGCTTCTGCATGGCGACGCCGCGTACTCGGCCCAGGGCGTAGTGATGGAAACGCTGAATCTGTCGCAAACGCGCGGCTATGGCACCGGTGGCACGATACACGTCATCATCAATAACCAGATCGGCTTCACAACTTCTGATCCGCGTGATACGCGCTCCACGCTTTATTGCACCGATGTGTCGAAGATGATCGAAGCGCCGATTCTCCATGTCAACGGGGACGACCCTGAGGCAGTCGTCATGGTGGCTGAGATCGCGCTCGATTTCCGGATGAAGTTTCATAAGGATGTGGTCGTGGACATGGTTTGTTTCCGCACCCTCGGCCACAACGAGCAGGACGAGCCCATGGTGACTCAGCCGCTGATGTACAAGATCATCGGCCGCCATCCCGGCACACGCAAGCTCTATGCCGATAAACTGGAAGCCGAAGGTATCATCGGCGCCGACCAGGCGGAGTTGATGGTAAAAGCCTATCGGGATGACATGGATGGAGGCCGCAATCCCAACAAAACCATCCTTTATGGCTACAAATCTTCGAATGCGGTGGACTGGACACCCTTCCTGAAGAACAATAAGTGGGACATGAAGGTGCAGACCGGACTGCCGATAGCGGAATTAAGAAAGCTGGCCGCGCGATTAACGGATATTCCCTCCAAGTTCAAATTACATGCGCGGGTGGAAAAGGTCATCGCCGACCGCCGCCTGATGGGCGAAGGAAAATTACCGCTGGATTGGGGAATGGCTGAAACCCTTGCTTATGCGGCGCTTCTGAAAGACGGGTATGCTGTACGTATTTCAGGACAAGACTCGGGGCGTGGAACTTTTTTTCATCGCCATGCTGTGCTGCATGACCAGAACCGGGCACGATGGAACGAGGGAACGTATGTTCCCCTGCGCCATATTGCCCCTGAGCAGCCTGGTTTCGTCATCATCGATTCAGTACTCTCGGAAGAAGCCGTGCTGGGCTTCGAGTACGGCTATGCAACTGCGGAACCGAATGAATTGGTCGTGTGGGAGGCCCAGTTTGGCGATTTTGCAAATGGTGCGCAGGTTGTAATAGACCAATTCATTGCCTCGGGCGAGGCCAAGTGGGGCCGGTTGTGCGGGCTGGTGATGATGTTGCCGCACGGTTATGAAGGGCAAGGGCCCGAACACTCCTCCGCTCGCCTCGAGCGTTTTCTGCAACTCTGTGCTGAATACAATATCCAGGTGTGCGTTCCATCCACCTCCGCACAGATGTTTCACATGCTCCGGCGGCAGATGATCCGGCCATTGCGCAAGCCGCTCATCATCATGAGCCCCAAAAGCCTGTTGCGGCATAAGGAGTCCTTCTCAAGTCTCGAAGATCTGGCCAACGGCGATTTCCAGAACGTGATTCCGGAAATGGAGAAGCTCGATCCGCAAAATGTACGGCGCGTCATCGCCTGCTGCGGCAAGATATATTACGAACTGCTGGCTTATCGCCGGGAACAGGGAATCAAGGATATCGCAATTGTTCGGATCGAGCAGCTATATCCTTTTCCGCATGGTGATTTCCAGATTGAGGTTGACCGCTACCCTCACGCTAAAGATATACTCTGGTGTCAGGAGGAACCCGGCAACCAGGGTGCCTGGCACCGTATTCAGCACTACCTGCTGCGGCACAAGCGTCCCGATCAGGTTTTAGGCTATGCATTGCGGCCGTCGTCAGCGTCTCCGGCGGTGGGGTATCTGGCAAAACACAAATTCCAGCAGAATGAATTAATAGTGGCAGCGTTTCGCGAAAAAATTTAAGCCAAAGGAAGAACCATGCTCGTCGATGTCAAAGTTCCGGCTTTATCCGAATCGGTGGCGGAAGCCACATTGCTTTCCTGGCATAAAAAAGAAGGCGAACATGTTGATAGAGACGAGAGTCTGATCGATATCGAAACAGATAAAATCGTGATGGAATTGCCGGCGCCCGCCGCCGGCATATTGACCAAAATCGTCAAGGGCGACGGAGCGGTAGTAGCCGGCGGCGAAATCATTGCCACCATAGACACTGAGGCCGCTCCGGCCGAAGCCAAGGCAGTTCCAGGTGACACTGCGGCGGCGGCTCCCTCAAGTGCGAAACCTGCTCCTGAGGCCACCTCGGCCGTTGCGGCCTCAGCGTCTATGGCGGCGATGATGCCCGCCGCCCGAAATATGGCGGCGCAAGCAGCCCTTGATGTCGGTGAAATCAGTTCGATTAAAGGTAGCGGACGCGATGGCCGGATTACCAAAGAGGATGTGGCGGCCCATGTGGAAAAGAAACCTTCGCCCCCCGGCGCGCCTTCTCCCTCGCCGTCACCGGCAGCTCCTGAGCCTTCGGCAGCTCCTGCACCTTCAACTATGGCACCATCCGCAACAGCCGCGCCTGCACCTACGGGTAACAGACCTGAACAGCGGGTAGCGATGTCCCGGCTGCGGGCGCGTATCGCCGAGCGACTCGTGCAGTCGCAGTCCACCGCGGCGATACTCACCACGTTCAACGAAGTGAACATGCAAGCGATAATGGAGTTGCGCGCTCGCTATAAGGTGAGTTTTGAAAAAGAGCACGGCATCAAGCTCGGCCTCATGTCGTTTTTTGTCAAGGCGGCGGTGGCAGCGTTGAAAAAATTTCCTGTCGTCAATGCATCCGTGGATGGAAATGACATCGTCTATCACGGGTATTACGACATAGGCATCGCGGTGAGCAGTCCGCGCGGACTCGTGGTTCCCATCATTCGAAATGCGGACGCTTTATCACAGGCGGAGATTGAAAGGCAGATCGCAGACTTCGGCAAACGCGCCCTCGACAGCAAATTAACGATGGAAGAGCTGACGGGCGGCACCTTCTCGATCACCAATGGCGGCATATTCGGTTCGATGCTCTCTACTCCCATTATCAATCCGCCGCAAAGTGCGATTCTTGGCATTCACGCGACCAAGGAGCGCCCTGTGGCCGAGAATGGGCAAGTGGTGATTCGCCCGATGTGCTATCTCGCGTTATCCTATGATCACCGCATTGTCGATGGGCGCGAAGCGGTGCTTTCCCTGGTGGCAATGAAAGAGGCCCTGGAATATCCCATGAGCCCATTGCTGGAAGGCTGAGGGCATCGAACATAAGCCGCATTCCTGCAAAATAATTTTTTTCCTATTTTTACTAATTCCAATATGCCTCGATCTTTTGATGTAGCAGTAATCGGTGCCGGCCCCGGCGGTTATGTCGCCGCCATTCGTTGCGCCCAATTGGGACTCAGCACTGTTTGCATAGATGAGTGGAAAAATCCGAAAGGTAATCCCAGCCTGGGTGGAACCTGCCTGAATGTCGGCTGCATTCCATCCAAGGCGCTGCTGGAGTCGTCGGAGAATTATGAACGTGCGGCGCATAAATTTGCGGCTCACGGGATCAAGGTGGAAGGCCTGTCGGTGGATATCCCGGTAATGATGTCTCGTAAGGATAAAATTGTCGCTGCCTTCACCGGCGGGGTCGCCATGCTGCTTAAAAAAAATAAAGTCGCCTCCCTGCACGGACGCGGAACACTGCTCAGAAGCATCGAGGAACATGGCGACAACAACAGGGGCTGGCAGATCCAGGTAAAGAACGGGGAAACAGAGGACACCGTCGAGGCAAAACACGTCATCATCGCCACCGGTTCCACTCCGCGGTCTTTACCGTTTGCACGGATAGACAACGAACGCATATTGGACAATGCCGGCGCGCTGGCGCTGACAGAAGCGCCCAGGCGGCTGGGCGTGATTGGCGCCGGCGTCATCGGCCTGGAAATGGGCAGCCTGTGGCGGAGACTCGGTTCCGAAGTCACCATTCTTGAAGCGCTGCCTACGCTACTACCGTCGACTGACGAGCAAGTCGCAAAAGAAGCGCTAAAAATCTTTACCAGAGGATCAGGCCTTGTCATCAATACGGACATCAGGATAAACGGAATCCAGACCAGCGAAGCGAACATCACCGTGGAGTACGTTAACGCCCAGGACAAGGAGGGCAACGTGCAAAAACTGGAAGTGGATAAGCTGATCATCGCAGTCGGCCGGGTTCCCAACACGGCTGGACTGGGTGCGGACAATGTCGGCCTGAAGCTGGATAATCGCGGGTTTATCGAGGTGGATAGCGATTGCCGCACCAATCTGCCCAATATCTATGCCGTGGGAGATGTGGTGCGCGGGCCCATGCTGGCGCATAAGGCTTCCGAAGAAGGGGTCGCCGTCGCTGAAAACATCGCGGGACAGGCTGGACACGTGAACCTTGATACCATCCCCTGGGTTATCTACACCTCGCCCGAAATCGCTTGGGTGGGCAAAAACGAACAGGAACTGAAAGCAGCGGGGATTCAATATAAAGCCGGGCAATTCCCCTTCATGGCCAACGGCCGCGCACGCGCATTGGGTGAGACCGGCGGCTTCGTCAAAGTGCTGGCGGACGCAAACACCGACCGTATCCTCGGCGTCCACATGATTGGTCCCTACGTTTCCGAAATGATCGCCGAAGCAGTAACGGCGATGGAATTCGCAGCCAGCAGCGAAGATATCGCTCGCATCGTTCACGCCCATCCATCGCTATCGGAAGTGCTGCATGAGGCGGCGCTAGCGGTGGATAAACGTGCCATTCACATATGACGGGTGACTGGATCTGCACTCGCACCGTGAAGGTCCACCTTTTCCTCTCCCCTTTTTCTCCAGTTTCCAGATTCTGATTGAAAGAGCCCGTGACGGCGTATGCAACTTTTTCACAGGGAAAGGTTGTCATATGGCGAGTTTCAGCAAATATCGTCGTTATCGTCGTTGTATATCTTCGGCAAACCCGTTGTGGCCCTTTAGAGTAAAATGCGGCTTTTATCCTGAATCCGACAGTTGGACGGAGTGGAGTGAGCTCATCAAGAAGGTGAAGCTCACAGAATACGAAAACTCCTTTTTGATTAAAACTGGAAAATAAGCGGTCAACTGCCGGATTCAGGTTTACGAGTTCTTCCATGACGAGCATCACTATTGCCCTTTCCAAGGGGCGCATTTTTGACGATACCGCACCGTTATTGAAAGCGGCAGGGATCGTCGCGCTCGACGATCCTGAAACATCGCGCAAGCTGATCCTCGCTACCAACCGTGATGACGTGCGGCTCATCATTGTGCGCGCTTCGGATGTGCCGACTTATGTACAGTACGGTGCTGCCGATATGGGCATCGCAGGAAAGGACGTATTACTGGAGCATGGCGGCGCAGGGCTTTATCAGCCGCTGGACTTGAATATTGCCTGCTGCCGCATGATGGTGGCGGTGCGCGATGATTTCGATTACGAAGACGTCGTAAACCGGCGAGCGCGAGTGCGCGTCGCAACGAAATATCTGCAAACTGCACGTGAACACTTTGCCGAAAAAGGCATGCATGTGGATCTCATCAAGCTCTACGGCTCGATGGAACTCGCGCCGCTGGTAGGGTTGGCGGATGCGATCGTGGATCTGGTTTCCAGCGGCGGCACGCTAAAGGCGAACCATCTCAAGGCAGTGGAAGAGATCGTGCCGATTTCGGCGCGGCTGATCATCAATCAGGCAGCACTGAAATTGAAGCGGGAAGCGATACAGCCGATGCTGGAAGCTTTCTCGGCAGCAATCATCAAATAAGGCAATGAATCAGCAAAAACGTCACAACCAATAAATCAAGTTCCTTCTCATGATTCAAATCAAACGGCTTTCCTCCACCGATGTCAGCTTCAATGAAGCGCTAATGGAGCTGCTGGCTTTTGAAAGCGCCCAGGATGCGAAGCTGGATGCGACCGTGGCGGATATTCTTGCCGATATCAAGAACCGGGGCGATGAAGCCCTGTTGGAATATACGCGCCGTTTCGACCGTTGGGATCCAGTCTCGGCAGCGGCACTCGAATTGCCCCGTCAGCGCTTGCAACAAGCCCTGCAAGATCTACCCGCGGATCAGCGTGATGCCCTGGAACAAGCCGCATTGCGCGTGCGCGCCTACCACGAAAAGCAGTTGGCACAATCCTGGAGCTATATCGAGTCTGACGGCACGCTGCTTGGCCAGAAAATAACCCCGCTGGATCGTGTTGGCCTGTACGTTCCCGGCGGCAAAGCATCTTATCCTTCCTCGGTACTGATGAACGCAATTCCCGCCAAGGTGGCAGGAGTGGGCGAACTCGTCATGGTCGTGCCCACCCCCGCCGGCGAGACAAATGATCTGGTGCTGGCTGCCGCAGCCATTTGCGAGGTTGATCGAGTATTTACCATTGGCGGCGCTCAAGCCGTCGGCGCACTGGCCTATGGCACCTCGACAGTGCCGCAAGTGGACAAGATCGTCGGCCCCGGCAACGCGTATGTGGCCGCAGCCAAACGCCGTGTATTCGGCATGGTAGGCATAGACATGATAGCCGGGCCTTCGGAAATCCTGGTGATTTGCGACGGCAAAACAAATCCGGACTGGATCGCTATGGATTTATTTTCACAGGCGGAGCACGATGAACTGGCGCAAGCGATCCTACT
Coding sequences within it:
- a CDS encoding 2-oxoglutarate dehydrogenase E1 component, which codes for MMKQLFEDSLLFGTNASFIEGLYEKYLHNPESIPPEWHEYFDKLRQAEGTAGPAGQASQNVPYSSEIESFSRAAAAPWRLSGHSPDEELLQDDSDLETERKQISVLQIINAYRFLGVRHADLDPLKHQEKPHIPELEPAYYGLTEADMNTVFGTGSLIGPPRASLAEILRILRETYCGSIGVEYMYITDTEQKRWLQNRIEGSRAQPRFSPEYKRHILERLNAAEGLEKYLHTRYVGQKRFSGEGGESLIPLLDNLLQRAGQMGVQQIIIGMAHRARLNVLVNTLGKLPTDLFQEFEGKYAQDLTEGDVKYHQGFSSAVSTPGGTMRLTLAFNPSHLEIVDPVVQGSVRARQQRLRDRHGDLALPVLLHGDAAYSAQGVVMETLNLSQTRGYGTGGTIHVIINNQIGFTTSDPRDTRSTLYCTDVSKMIEAPILHVNGDDPEAVVMVAEIALDFRMKFHKDVVVDMVCFRTLGHNEQDEPMVTQPLMYKIIGRHPGTRKLYADKLEAEGIIGADQAELMVKAYRDDMDGGRNPNKTILYGYKSSNAVDWTPFLKNNKWDMKVQTGLPIAELRKLAARLTDIPSKFKLHARVEKVIADRRLMGEGKLPLDWGMAETLAYAALLKDGYAVRISGQDSGRGTFFHRHAVLHDQNRARWNEGTYVPLRHIAPEQPGFVIIDSVLSEEAVLGFEYGYATAEPNELVVWEAQFGDFANGAQVVIDQFIASGEAKWGRLCGLVMMLPHGYEGQGPEHSSARLERFLQLCAEYNIQVCVPSTSAQMFHMLRRQMIRPLRKPLIIMSPKSLLRHKESFSSLEDLANGDFQNVIPEMEKLDPQNVRRVIACCGKIYYELLAYRREQGIKDIAIVRIEQLYPFPHGDFQIEVDRYPHAKDILWCQEEPGNQGAWHRIQHYLLRHKRPDQVLGYALRPSSASPAVGYLAKHKFQQNELIVAAFREKI
- the odhB gene encoding 2-oxoglutarate dehydrogenase complex dihydrolipoyllysine-residue succinyltransferase, with amino-acid sequence MLVDVKVPALSESVAEATLLSWHKKEGEHVDRDESLIDIETDKIVMELPAPAAGILTKIVKGDGAVVAGGEIIATIDTEAAPAEAKAVPGDTAAAAPSSAKPAPEATSAVAASASMAAMMPAARNMAAQAALDVGEISSIKGSGRDGRITKEDVAAHVEKKPSPPGAPSPSPSPAAPEPSAAPAPSTMAPSATAAPAPTGNRPEQRVAMSRLRARIAERLVQSQSTAAILTTFNEVNMQAIMELRARYKVSFEKEHGIKLGLMSFFVKAAVAALKKFPVVNASVDGNDIVYHGYYDIGIAVSSPRGLVVPIIRNADALSQAEIERQIADFGKRALDSKLTMEELTGGTFSITNGGIFGSMLSTPIINPPQSAILGIHATKERPVAENGQVVIRPMCYLALSYDHRIVDGREAVLSLVAMKEALEYPMSPLLEG
- the lpdA gene encoding dihydrolipoyl dehydrogenase; the protein is MPRSFDVAVIGAGPGGYVAAIRCAQLGLSTVCIDEWKNPKGNPSLGGTCLNVGCIPSKALLESSENYERAAHKFAAHGIKVEGLSVDIPVMMSRKDKIVAAFTGGVAMLLKKNKVASLHGRGTLLRSIEEHGDNNRGWQIQVKNGETEDTVEAKHVIIATGSTPRSLPFARIDNERILDNAGALALTEAPRRLGVIGAGVIGLEMGSLWRRLGSEVTILEALPTLLPSTDEQVAKEALKIFTRGSGLVINTDIRINGIQTSEANITVEYVNAQDKEGNVQKLEVDKLIIAVGRVPNTAGLGADNVGLKLDNRGFIEVDSDCRTNLPNIYAVGDVVRGPMLAHKASEEGVAVAENIAGQAGHVNLDTIPWVIYTSPEIAWVGKNEQELKAAGIQYKAGQFPFMANGRARALGETGGFVKVLADANTDRILGVHMIGPYVSEMIAEAVTAMEFAASSEDIARIVHAHPSLSEVLHEAALAVDKRAIHI
- the hisG gene encoding ATP phosphoribosyltransferase gives rise to the protein MTSITIALSKGRIFDDTAPLLKAAGIVALDDPETSRKLILATNRDDVRLIIVRASDVPTYVQYGAADMGIAGKDVLLEHGGAGLYQPLDLNIACCRMMVAVRDDFDYEDVVNRRARVRVATKYLQTAREHFAEKGMHVDLIKLYGSMELAPLVGLADAIVDLVSSGGTLKANHLKAVEEIVPISARLIINQAALKLKREAIQPMLEAFSAAIIK
- the hisD gene encoding histidinol dehydrogenase, with translation MIQIKRLSSTDVSFNEALMELLAFESAQDAKLDATVADILADIKNRGDEALLEYTRRFDRWDPVSAAALELPRQRLQQALQDLPADQRDALEQAALRVRAYHEKQLAQSWSYIESDGTLLGQKITPLDRVGLYVPGGKASYPSSVLMNAIPAKVAGVGELVMVVPTPAGETNDLVLAAAAICEVDRVFTIGGAQAVGALAYGTSTVPQVDKIVGPGNAYVAAAKRRVFGMVGIDMIAGPSEILVICDGKTNPDWIAMDLFSQAEHDELAQAILLSPDADFIDAVAASIARQLEAMPRKAVIRASLEDRGALIQVRDLDEACAIANHIAPEHLELSVEQPEKWLKKIRHAGAIFLGRYTSEALGDYCAGPNHVLPTSRTARFSSPLGVYDFQKRSSIIKVSEQGAAKLGPIASILAHGEGLQAHAMSAEYRIVNGADIK